A single Drechmeria coniospora strain ARSEF 6962 chromosome 03, whole genome shotgun sequence DNA region contains:
- a CDS encoding RNA polymerase II largest subunit: MANLYFTHSSAPLKTVEEIQFGLMSPEEIKNMSVAHILYPETMEEGGTKPRDGGLNDPLLGSIDRQFKCKTCTQAMGECPGHFGHIELAKPVYHPGFIKKVKKILEIVCHNCSKVLSDTSDPEFQAAINTRDPKLRFNRVWAVCKKKRRCENEDRQNKEKDEDFLPAMKGQAMNHGGCGNVQPAVRQAALQLKAAFDVAQEDGPKRRETVPITPEMAHSILRRISEEDLRHIGLNSDYARPEWMILTVLPVPPPPVRPSISMDGTGTGMRNEDDLTYKLGDIIRANGNVKQAIREGSPLHIARDFEELLQYHVATYMDNDIAGQPRALQKSGRPVKAIRARLKGKEGRLRGNLMGKRVDFSARTVITGDANLSLHEVGVPRSIARTLTYPETVTPYNIGKLHQLVENGPNEHPGAKYVIRSDGTRIDLRHHRRAAQISLEYGWKVERHLMDGDYIIFNRQPSLHKESMMGHRVRVMPYSTFRLNLSVTSPYNADFDGDEMNLHVPQSEETRAEVKELCLVPNNIVSPQKNGPLMGIVQDSLAGVYKLCRRDTFIDKEMVMNLMLWVPNWDGVIPPPAILKPRPRWTGKQIISMVIPPEISLHNPEGSDFPLTDNGVLIQSGELIFGLLRKKNVGAAAGGIVHLCYNELGPSGAMAFLNGVQQVVTYWLLHNGHSIGIGDTVPDKETIEKVQVHIDTQKAEVARLTAMATANELEALPGMNVRATFENKVSKALNQARDQAGTTTQSSLKDSNNAVTMADSGSKGSSINISQMTALVGQQIVEGKRIPFGFKYRTLPHFTKDDYSPEARGFVENSYLRGLTPSEFFFHAMAGREGLIDTAVKTAETGYIQRRLVKALEDLSARYDGTVRNSLGDIIQFLYGEDGLDAMCIEKQKLGTLKMSDAAFEKKYRLDLANPPDWFKTDYEYGNELTGDKASMSLLDEEWDALVANRREVRSINRSKLGDEMMQLPLNLGRMIESAKRVFNVKATDRSNLRPSDVIPAVQNMLSKMKIVRGSDPISAEADSSATILFKALVRSRLAFKEIVKVHRLNKLAFDHVLGELQNRWDRSFVSPGEMVGVLAAQSIGEPATQMTLNTFHFAGVSSKNVTLGVPRLKEILNLAKDIKTPSMAVYLSTFLAKQEEAKTLRSMVEYTNLRSVTSVTEIYYDPNVRTTTIAEDLDMVDSYFLIPEDDENTLDMQSRWLLRITLDRQKLLDKEIKIDEVAQRIKEEYSADMAIIFSDNNADEQVIRLRSIKRGDGKGGEDEMEDDVMLKRLESHLLDTLTLRGVPGIDRAFLTKGTRLVEDEDGSELAIKDDPRCTQWYLDTSGSALREVLAVDGVDASRTYTNDLWQIVEVFGIEAARSALVKELTNVLAFDGSYVNHRHIALLVDVMTYRGTISAVTRHGINRADTGALMRCSFEETVEILLEAAATGELDDCRGISENVMLGQMAPMGTGNFDVFLDPKMLETVISDNSRMGLMPGMPVKDGEAEGAATPYDTGSPMGDSGYMSMSSPAAGNFSPIQGAGSETPAGFGTEYGGGGFGGIGSMSPYSMRGATSPFSTSPTSPFSSGMGGYSPSSPNAGYSPTSPLIDGGGAGRYAMSPSFSPSSPSFSPTSPMLRPTSPASPNYSPTSPSYSPASPSSPRHYSPTSPAQFNSPTSPSYSPASPNYSPASPNLHGAGATSPSYSPASPSWSPTSPEAYSPTSPSFQRSPGNQQSPTSPSYSPTSPSFSPRTPGPGTSGNQ; the protein is encoded by the exons ATGGCAAACCTCTATTTCACGCACTCGAGCGCGCCGCTCAAGACGGTGGAGGAGATTCAGTTCGGCCTCATGTCGCCCGAGGAGATCAAGAACATGAGCGTCGCTCACATCCTCTACCCTGAAACGATGGAGGAAGGGGGGACAAAACCACGCGATGGAGGGCTCAACGATCCACTGCTCGGTTCGATAGACCGACAGTTCAAGTGTAAGACTTGCACGCAGGCCATGGGCGAGTGCCCTGGCCACTTTGGTCACATCGAGCTTGCCAAGCCAGTCTACCATCCCGGGTTCATCAAGAAGGTCAAGAAGATCCTGGAGATTGTCTGCCATAACTGCAGCAAGGTGTTGTCCGATACT AGCGACCCAGAGTTCCAAGCTGCCATCAACACCCGGGACCCCAAGCTTAGATTTAATCGTGTCTGGGCCGTGTGCAAGAAGAAGCGGAGGTGCGAGAACGAAGACCGCCAGAACAAGGAAAAGGACGAAGACTTCTTGCCCGCGATGAAAGGTCAGGCGATGAATCATGGTGGATGTGGCAACGTCCAACCGGCCGTCCGGCAAGCCGCTCTTCAGCTCAAGGCTGCCTTCGACGTCGCGCAGGAGGATGGCCCCAAAAGACGGGAGACGGTGCCGATCACGCCAGAGATGGCCCATAGCATCTTGCGCCGGATCTCGGAGGAGGACCTTCGACACATTGGCCTGAACTCCGACTACGCTCGGCCCGAGTGGATGATTCTCACCGTTCTGCCTGTTCCGCCACCGCCTGTCCGTCCCAGCATCTCCATGGACGGTACTGGCACCGGCATGCGAAACGAAGACGACTTGACCTACAAGCTCGGCGACATCATCCGTGCCAACGGCAACGTGAAGCAGGCGATCCGTGAAGGGTCGCCTCTGCACATTGCTCGAGACTTCGAGGAGCTTTTGCAGTACCATGTAGCCACGTACATGGACAACGACATAGCCGGCCAGCCGCGAGCTTTGCAAAAAAGTGGACGACCCGTCAAGGCCATCCGAGCGCGCTTGAAGGGCAAGGAAGGTCGTCTCCGTGGCAACTTGATGGGTAAGCGTGTCGACTTCTCGGCTCGTACTGTCATCACTGGTGATGCCAACCTCTCCCTTCACGAGGTCGGCGTTCCTCGCAGCATCGCCAGGACCCTGACCTATCCGGAGACCGTTACCCCGTACAACATTGGCAAGCTGcaccagctcgtcgagaacGGGCCGAACGAGCACCCTGGCGCCAAATACGTCATCAGGTCCGATGGCACCCGCATCGATCTGCGGCATCACAGACGCGCGGCTCAGATCTCGCTCGAGTACGGATGGAAGGTCGAGCGGCATCTCATGGATGGTGACTACATCATCTTCAACCGTCAGCCTTCGCTGCACAAGGAGTCCATGATGGGTCATCGCGTTCGCGTCATGCCGTACTCGACCTTTCGGCTGAATCTGTCCGTGACCTCGCCGTACAACGCTGAttttgacggcgacgagatgaATCTTCACGTTCCTCAGAGCGAAGAGACGCGAGCCGAGGTCAAGGAGCTGTGCCTTGTACCCAACAACATCGTCTCTCCCCAGAAGAATGGTCCCTTGATGGGTATTGTCCAGGACTCCCTTGCCGGGGTGTACAAGCTGTGCCGCCGGGACACCTTCATCGACAAGGAGATGGTCATGAACCTGATGCTCTGGGTTCCCAACTGGGACGGTGTCATCCCCCCACCGGCAATTCTGAAACCCCGGCCGCGATGGACCGGAAAGCAGATCATCTCCATGGTTATTCCTCCCGAAATCAGCCTGCACAACCCCGAAGGGTCCGATTTCCCACTGACGGATAACGGCGTTCTCATCCAAAGCGGTGAGCTCATTTTCGGGCTCCTCAGGAAGAAGAACGTGGGCGCGGCCGCCGGTGGCATTGTTCACCTCTGCTACAATGAACTTGGCCCCAGCGGAGCCATGGCCTTCCTGAACGGCGTGCAGCAGGTCGTGACGTACTGGCTCCTGCACAATGGACacagcatcggcatcggtGACACTGTTCCTGACAAGGAAACGATTGAGAAGGTCCAGGTGCACATCGACACGCAAAAGGCCGAGGTTGCTCGGctgacggccatggccacggccaacgagctcgaggccctTCCTGGCATGAATGTTCGAGCGACATTCGAGAACAAGGTATCGAAGGCCCTCAACCAGGCCCGTGACCAGGCCGGTACGACGACGCAGTCGAGTTTGAAGGATTCCAACAACGCCGTCACCATGGCCGACTCTGGTTCGAAGGGATCGTCCATCAATATTTCTCAGATGActgcgctcgtcggccagcagaTCGTGGAAGGCAAGCGAATTCCGTTCGGTTTCAAGTACAGAACGCTTCCCCATTTCACCAAGGATGACTACTCGCCCGAAGCCCGTGGTTTCGTCGAGAACTCGTACCTGCGCGGTCTGACACCGTCGGAATTCTTCTTCCACGCCATGGCTGGTCGAGAAGGTCTCATCGACACGGCGgtcaagacggccgagacgggctACATCCAGCGACGGCTTGTGAAGGCACTCGAGGATCTCAGCGCTCGCTATGATGGGACAGTGCGCAACTCCCTGGGCGACATCATTCAGTTCTTGTatggcgaggacggcctgGATGCCATGTGCATCGAGAAGCAGAAACTAGGCACACTGAAGATGTCCGACGCTGCGTTCGAGAAGAAGTACCGGCTGGATCTTGCCAATCCACCCGATTGGTTCAAGACGGATTACGAGTACGGCAACGAGTTGACGGGAGACAAAGCCTCGATGTCCTTGCTGGATGAGGAGTGGGATGCACTCGTGGCTAACCGCCGCGAGGTGCGCTCCATCAATCGTTCAAAGTTGGGAGATGAGATGATGCAGCTGCCGCTCAACCTCGGTCGCATGATCGAGTCGGCCAAGCGGGTGTTCAACGTCAAGGCCACGGACCGAAGCAACCTTCGACCGTCGGACGTCATACCTGCCGTGCAGAACATGCTCAGCAAGATGAAGATCGTTCGTGGGTCAGACCCTATCTCGGCGGAAGCCGACTCGAGCGCCACCATCCTGTTCAAGGCTCTCGTTCGATCGCGCCTGGCCTTCAAGGAAATCGTCAAGGTTCACCGGCTGAACAAGCTCGCCTTTGATCACGTGTTGGGCGAGCTTCAGAACCGTTGGGACCGGTCGTTTGTCAGCCCCGGTGAGATGGTTGGTGTTCTCGCGGCGCAGTCCATCGGCGAGCCCGCGACGCAGATGACGCTCAACACCTTCCATTTCGCCGGTGTGTCGTCGAAGAACGTCACGCTCGGCGTGCCCCGGCTGAAAGAAATCCTGAACCTTGCCAAGGACATCAAGACCCCTAGCATGGCTGTCTACTTGAGCACGTTCTTGGCCaagcaggaggaggcgaagaCGCTGCGTAGCATGGTGGAGTACACCAACCTGCGCTCCGTGACGTCGGTGACGGAGATCTACTACGACCCCAACGTCCGGACCACGACGATTGCCGAGGATCTGGACATGGTTGACTCGTACTTTTTGATCCCGGAAGATGACGAAAACACCCTCGACATGCAGTCGAGGTGGCTCTTGCGCATCACCCTGGATCGGCAGAAGCTGCTCGACAAGGAGATCAAGATCGACGAGGTTGCCCAGCGCATCAAGGAGGAGTACTCGGCCGACATGGCCATCATATTCAGCGACAACAACGCAGACGAGCAGGTGATTCGACTTCGGAGCATCAAGCGGGGCGATGGCAAGGGGGGCGAAGACGAAATGGAGGACGACGTGATGCTGAAGCGTCTGGAGTCTCACCTCCTCGACACCCTCACGCTGCGCGGCGTTCCCGGCATCGATCGTGCCTTCTTGACCAAGGGCACGCGacttgtcgaggacgaagacggatCGGAGCTTGCCATCAAGGACGACCCGCGATGCACACAGTGGTACCTGGACACTAGTGGTTCCGCGCTACGTGaggtgctcgccgtcgacggtgtgGATGCGTCACGGACCTACACCAACGATCTGTGGCAGATTGTGGAGGTGttcggcatcgaggccgcGCGCTCGGCCCTGGTCAAGGAGCTGACGAACGTTTTGGCGTTTGACGGTTCGTACGTCAACCATCGGCACATCGCCCTTCTGGTCGACGTCATGACGTACAGGGGCACCATATCGGCCGTCACCCGACACGGCATCAACCGCGCCGACACGGGCGCGCTGATGCGTTGTTCCTTCGAAGAGACGGTCGAGATTCtcctcgaggcggcggcgacgggtgaGCTGGACGACTGCCGCGGCATTTCCGAAAACGTCATGCTGGGGCAGATGGCACCCATGGGAACGGGCAACTTTGACGTTTTCCTCGACCCCAAGATGCTGGAGACGGTCATCTCCGACAACTCTCGGATGGGTCTGATGCCCGGCATGCccgtcaaggacggcgaggcggaggGGGCAGCGACGCCGTACGACACGGGCTCGCCCATGGGCGACTCGGGCTACATGAGCAtgagctcgccggcggcgggcaacTTCTCGCCGATCCAGGGTGCCGGGTCGGAGACACCCGCCGGATTCGGCACCgagtacggcggcggcggcttcggagGCATCGGGTCCATGAGCCCCTATTCGATGCGCGGAGCGACGAGCCCGTTCagcacgtcgccgacgtcgcccttCAGCTCGGGCATGGGCGGCtactcgccgtcgtcgcccaacGCCGGGtactcgccgacgtcgccgctcatcgacggcggaggcgcCGGCCGCTACGccatgtcgccgtcgttcagcccgtcgtcgccgtcgttctcgccgacgtcgccgatgctgcggccgacgagcccggCGAGCCCAAACTACagcccgacgtcgccgagctactcgccagcgtcgccgtcgtcgccccggCATTACTCGCCGACTTCGCCTGCACAGTTCAACTCCCCCACCTCCCCCAGCTACTCGCCGGCCAGCCCCAACTACAGTCCCGCATCCCCCAACCTGCACGGTGCCGGCGCAACTTCCCCTTCCTACTCCCCTGCCTCGCCCTCCTGGTCCCCGACCTCGCCCGAGGCTtactcgccgacgagcccaAGTTTCCAAAGGAGCCCGGGAAACCAGcagtcgccgacgagcccaAGCTACTCGCCGACTTCTCCTTCGTTTTCTCCTCGGACCCCTGGGCCCGGCACGTCGGGAAATCAATAG